The Fimbriimonadaceae bacterium nucleotide sequence TCTCCGGCTTTCCTTCGTTTACCGCGCGCTGTGTTTCCACCGCAATCTCGGCATCGATCTTAGCCTGGTCAAGCTGATCCTTGCTCACAACATCCGGCGGGAAGGCAACGACCTGGATCGCGACGTCGCGAGCTGCCTGTCGGCCTGCTTCATTTCCGCTGAACTCGATGACGGAGCCCTTGGTTCTGTCGTGGTGAACGTAAGACACAAACTGTCCATCGGTCTTCATGTGAAGGGCCTTTGAAAGCTTGATGTTCTCTCGGATGGTTGCTACTGCGCCTTCAACAATCTCGCCGACGCTCTTCTCGCCATGCTTGATGGCAAGCGCATCCGAACCTGGATCGTTGTGCAAGAAGATCTCTGCTAGCTCCTGAGCGATTGCGATGAAGTCCTCGTTACGGGCAACGAAGTCGGTTTCCGACTCCAGCACGACTGCACCCAACGACTTGTGGTCGTGGGCCATCGCGATGGCTACGACGCCTGCTGCGGTTGAGCGGTCTGCGCGCTTTGCTGCTGCAGCCTTACCCTTTTCACGCAAGATCGCTTTTGCCTTCTCGTAATCGCCGCCTGCTTCATCCAGAGCGGCTTTACACTCCATCATGGGCGCGTCCGTATCTTCGCGGAGGCGCTTCACATCTGCTGCTGAAACTGCCATGTCTTTGTAGTCTCCTTTGAAATCGTCCTCTTCTGGCCTTCGTGCGCATGCATACCGAGGCCAGGTCAACGTTGGGTTAAGGGCCTCCAGACGGTGCGTCTGGAGGCGGTTGAAACGGTGGGCGGTTTAGTCTTCGTCCGCGCCAAACGCTCGCAAGAGCTCTTGCTCGACGGCACCAAACTCGATCGGTCGGTCTTCGCCATTTTCAGACGCAACTGCTTCATCGCCTTCAGGCTTCTCGCCCTCTGCGCCTTCAGGAGCGTCGCCGGTCAGCTCTTCGCTAATCGGACGTGCCTCAAGGATCGCCTCTGCCATCTTGCCCGTGACGAGACGGATCGCGCGTATCGCGTCGTCGTTGCCAGGGATGACCACATCGGCGAGGTCGGGGTTACAGTTCGTATCGACGATCGCAACGATCGGAATCCCAAGCTTCTTGGCTTCCTTGACCGCAATGATCTCCTTATTCAGGTCGATCACGATCATGACCGAAGGCATTGCATTGAGGTTGCGGATGCCGTCGAAGTAGAGACCGAGGGCGTCTCGCTCTGCGGTTCTCTTGAGCATCTCCTTCTTCGGGAGTCGCTCAAAGTAGCCGTCGGCTTCCATTCGGTCGAGCTCTTTCAGGCGGTTGATTCTGCCTTGAATGGTCTTCCAATTGGTGAGCATTCCGCCCATCCAGCGCTCGGCGACGTAGAACTGTCCGCTGCGCTGAGCCGCTTCTTTGACGGCGGATTGGGCCTGCTTCTTCGTTCCGACAAACAGCACGGTGCCGCCTTCGGTGACGATGTTCTTCACGTACTCAAGCGCATCTTCAAAGAGCTTGATCGTCTGGTGAAGATCGATAATGTAGATACCATTGCGAGCGCCGTAGATGTATCGCTTCATCTTCGGGTTCCATCGGCGGGTTTGGTGGCCGAAGTGAACACCCGATTCCAGCAGCTCTTTCATACTGAGCTGAGCCATATTTTATTACCTCCAGGTTTGTCCTCCGAGCGGGTTTGGCTTTTGCGCGTTATGCGCCGGTTTCCCGGGCGACCTGCACGCGCAACCCTACTCGTGTGAATTGGAAGCGAAATTCTACCTGAGCGGGGACAAAGGGAAACGGAATCTGTCTAGAGTCCCTGGCCCGCGCCTATGAGTAGGTCGTCAAACTGACAGAAGATTGAGCTAAGACGAGAGGAGAAAGGAGTTCACGCGCGCCCGAAAAAAGTAGACGAAATTAGACCTAGGGCCAACCAAATATTGACAGCGTTTGTTCCAAGCAGGGTACCCTGAACGTTCGCTCACTACGCCCGGAGGCCTCGATGCGGATTATTCAGCCCACCTCTAAAAGGATCGAACGATTCTTGGAGGCGCCCAATCTTATCGAATTACAATTAAACAGTTATAAATGGTTCATTGAAGAGGGACTGCCCGAACTCTTCCAAACGTTCTCACCGATTTGGGACTTTACCCAAACCAATTATATAGAACTCGTTAATTTTCAGCTCGGAGAACCGAAATACTCGATCAACGAATGCCGCGATCGAGACATGACGTTCGAAGCGCCGATTAAAGCGACCGTTCGCTTTGGTGGACGGGATAGAGACGTTATCGAGTCGGAAGTCTATCTCGGCGATCTGCCCTTGATGACAGATCGCGGCACGTTTATTATCAACGGCCGCGAGCGCGTCATTGTGTCTCAGCTTTCACGTTCGCCCGGCTTGTATTTCGAAGAAAGTGTCGACAGTTCGATGTCGGTCATTATCTCTGCCCGCGTGATCCCCAATGAGGGTCCGTGGCTCGAAATCGAATGCGATGCGCACAACGTTGTGCGAACGCAGATCAGCCAAACGAAGAAGCTCCCCCTGACGCAGCTTATCAAGGCGCTCGGCGCTTTCGAAAAAGGTCGCAGCAAGCTCGGATTGCCGTTGCAGAACGCCCTGTTCCGCAAGGTTGCCGAACCCATCGCCGACCCCGAAACGGGAGAAGTGCTGGTCGAAGAGGGTGTGCTGCTCACACCGGAAATCGTTGAGAAGCTCGGTGAAGAATGGCTGACCAAGAAGGTCGTCGTTGACACCCCAGTTTCAACAAACGAAGACCTTATCTTCGTCTTTGGCAACATCGTTACGCTTGAAAACCCGACTCACGAAGACCTTACGGGAAGCCGTCCGATGGAGGACGTTAACGATGCCAGCGGCAAGCCGATCATCAAGCGCTTGCAGCGCATCGAGCCGGAAACGGCACGCATGATTGAGTCGTTGGAGCTGAAGTCAATCAAGGTCATTCAACTGCCCGAAGTAGTTGAATCTACTCTTGAACAGGACCCGACATCAACCTGGCGCGAAGCGATTCTCGATATCTACAAGAGACTTCGTCCGGGTGAGGCTGCCAACGAAGAGGCTGCCCGTCAGCTAATTTACGGCCTGTTCTTCGATGTCAAGCGATACGACCTCGGAAAGGTCGGCCGCCGCTTCCTTAACCAGAAGCTCGGATTTGAGATCCCCCTCAACGTTCGCAACCTGACGGCAGAGGACTTGATCGGCATCCTTCAACGGATGGAGATTTATGTTCGTCGTGAAGCTGAGCGAGACGACATTGACGACTTGAAGAACAAGCGTGTGCGAAGCATCGGTGAGCTCTTGCAGAGCCAGCTCCGCCTTGGCTTTGTGCGAATGGAGAAGGTCGCTCGTGAGCGAATGACCTCGACCGACCAGGAGAACCTCCTTCCAGGAATTATCCTTTCGGTCAAGCCGGTCAGTGCGAGCATCAAGAGCTTCTTCAGCAGCAACCAGCTCAGCACGTTCATGGATCAAACGAACCCGTTGAGCGAGCTGACGAACAAGCGACGTCTATCAAGCCTCGGACCGGGCGGTCTGCAACGAACCAGCGCCAAGCTGGAAGTTCGCGACGTCCACCGTTCTCACTACGGACGCATCTGCCCGATTGAGACACCAGAAGGTCCGAACATCGGCCTCATCAGCCAGCTCACGACGCATGCTCGCGTTGACGAGTTTGGCTTTATCATGACGCCGTATCGAGTCGTTCGCGACTCGCAGGTCACCGAAGAGATCGTTTACTACACCGCTCAGGAAGAGCAGGGAATGCTTGTTGCTCCCGCTGACATCCTGACCGATGAAAACGGATATCTGACGGATGACCGACTGCAGGTCCGCTGCGCGGGCGGCGAGTTGGGTGGTGCAAGCTATCCGATCGTCACTAAGGAGCGCGTCCAGCTCGTTGACGTTTCCCCCGTTCAGATCGTCTCTGTTGCCACCGCGTTGATCCCGTTCCTTGAAAACGACGACGCAAACCGTGCTCTTATGGGTGCGAACATGCAACGACAGGCGGTTCCGTGTTTGCGGTCCGACCGGCCCGTGGTCCACACCGGATACGAGCGCGTTGCCGCCGTCGACTCCGGTGCGGCCGTTATCGCACGAAATCCGGGCGTTGTCGAGGTTGTGACGAGCCTTGAGATTCAGGTTCGCCGAAACGACGGTGAATTGGATCGCTATCCGCTCGTTCACATGATGCAGTCGAACAAATCGACCTGCATTACTCAGATGCCGATCGTTGATCTGGGACAGCGCATTCTTGCGGGCGATCCGCTCGCCGACGGTCCTTGTGTAGACCAAGGCGACCTCGCGCTTGGTAAGAACGTGGTCGTCGCGTTTATGCCATGGAACGGTTACAACTACGAGGACGCCATCATCATCAGCGAGCGCATGGTGAAGGACGATGTTTATACGTCGATCCACATCGAGCGCCACGAAAGCGAAGCCGTAGACACCAAGCTCGGACCGGAAGAGATCACGCGCGACATTCCCAATGTCGGTGAAGACGCGCTGAAGGATCTTGACGAAAACGGGATCATCCGAGTCGGTGCCGAAGTTCGACCAGAAGACATTCTCGTTGGAAAGGTTGCTCCGAAGGGCCAGGTCGAGATGACCGCTGAAGAGCGGTTGATCATCGCGATCTTTGGTAAGAAGGCCGAAGAAACCCGCGACGTTTCCCTGCGCTTGCCGCACGGTGAGAAGGGAACAATCGTGGACGTGAAGGTCTTCAGCCGCTACAAGTACCTTTCGCCGTCGATCAACTACATTTATAAGGAATCGAAGAAACGCGAGCGTTTGGTCTGCGACCGAACGGACGAGCCGCTCATTCAGATTCCTGGGGACGAACTCCCCGCCGGTACAAATATGACCGTTCAGGTCTATATCGCCCAAAAGCGAAAGCTGATGGTCGGTGACAAGATGGCAGGCCGCCACGGTAACAAGGGCGTTATCTCACGTGTGGTCCCCGCCGAAGATATGCCGTTCCTTGCGGACGGTACTCCGGTCGACATCATCCTGAACCCGCTTGGTGTTCCAAGCCGTATGAACATCGGCCAAATTCTTGAGACGCACCTTGGATATGCCGGACGGCATATGGGCGTGCGTTACCGATGCCCTGGCTTTGAGGGTGCGACCGAGCACGAAGTGATCACTGAGGTCGAGCGAATGGCGAATATGATGCGCCATACCGTTCTCGATACTTATATCAATCGCGAACTCCAACTGGGCGTTTCATTCGAGAAGGACGATTCCATCGAAGTCATGTTCGAGAAGATTGATGCGAAGCTTCGCACACTCGACGAATGGCACCTGGAGAAAGTCTCAAGACTCGTCGCTGCTCCTCCAGTCAAGAACACAGGCGAGATGATCAACCCGATCGACATCGACGAGTGGGAACCGGAAGAAGAGCCGGAAAAGATGGGCCCTGCCTTCAAGGCTCCGGCTGGTCTTTATAAGGAGATTCTGGAGAAGATTGAGAACAGCGCCTTCAAACGTGCCGGTATCGAGCCGCATACGATGAAGTCGTGGGTGCGAGACGGCATGACCGGAAACGAAGTGCCGAACCCGATCACCGTTGGCCTCATCTACATGCTCAAGCTTGAGCACCTTGCAGACGAAAAGATCCACGCCCGAAGCATTGGACCGTACTCACTCGTCACCCAGCAGCCGCTTGGTGGTAAGGCGCAGTTCGGCGGACAGCGCTTCGGAGAAATGGAAGTCTGGGCGCTCGAAGCCTACGGCGCCGCTTACACCTTGCAGGAGCTTCTCACCATCAAGTCTGACGACGTGATGGGCCGCGTGAAGGCTTATGAGAGCATTGTTAAGGGCGAGCCGATCGCCGAGCCGGGCATTCCCGAGTCGTTCAAGATTCTTGTGAACGAGTTGCGGTCGCTTGGTTTGAAGGTCAGCGTAGAAGACGCCAACAACAAGGAGCTTCCGCTCCGCGAACTTGATGAGCTGACGGGAGGCGATGATATGCGCCTCGCTCGGAGCGTTGGGTTCTTTAATTAAGAGAAATCGGACATCGGAAATCTGAAATCAGACCTGATATCAGATTTCCGATCTCCGCAAGTAGATTGCTGATAGCTGATAGCTGATTGCTTTGAAGACAGATTGCCCGGACGCGGGCAAGGACATTACACGAAAATATGGCAGACGTCAGTCAATTCGATAAAATCCGTATTGGAATCGCAAGCCCCGCCGATGTTCGGTCTTGGGCTTTCCGACACGGGCAATACCACGAGGTCAAGAAGCCGGAAACCATCAACTACCGCACGTTCAAGCCTGAGCGTGACGGACTCTTCTGCGAGAAGATTTTTGGACCGACGAAGGACTGGGAATGCGCCTGTGGACGCTATAAGAAGATCAAGTACGCGGGAATCATCTGCGAGCGCTGCGGCGTCGAAGTTACCCGCAGCAAGGTGCGCCGCGAGCGCATGGGCATCATCGAGCTCGCCGCCCCGGTTTGCCACATCTGGTACCTCAAGGGCGTTCCTTCGCCGCTCGCGCTGATCCTGGACATCTCGCCCAGGCTGCTTGAGAAGGTCATCTATTTCGCCAGCTTTATCATCATCGATATCGAGTCTGAGCAGATCGCCGAGAAGCTCCCCGATATCCGCGCTGCCGTCGAGCTTGAGAAAGCCACGATCATGCAGCAGATGAAGGAGCTCGAAGAGGACAGCTTCCAGCGGTTCGCCGAAGAGCTCGACGGAAACAGCGACGAGTACGACGAGTCGTCGGCCCGCGAGCGCGCCAAGGCGATCAACGATCGCATCAAAGCCGAATATCGCGACGCGGACGACCGCCTGAAGGACCTCGATCTCGCCGTCGAAATCCTCGGCAAGCTGGAAAAGAACCAGCTCATTGACGAGGACAAGTGGCGCGCCATCACCAAGATGCTGGACGCCGTCGGCTTCCGCCTGAACACCGACCTGCGCTCGCTCGTTCGCGCAAACATCGGCGCCGACGCCATGAAGGAGCTTCTGGGCCGCGTCGATCTTGAGCGCATGAGCCGTGAGCTTCGCCAGGAGATCGTCATGACGACCTCGACCCGTCGTGCTCGAGCCATCAAGCGACTTGAGATCGTCGAGGCGTTGGTTCAGTCGAAGAGCCGCCCGGAATGGATGATCCAGGAAGTCGTTCCCGTCATCTCGCCGGAGCTTCGCCCGATGGTCCAGCTCGATGGTGGACGGTTTGCGACCTCCGACCTGAACGATCTTTATCGCCGCATCATCAACCGCAACAACCGATTGAAGAAGATCATGGAGATTCACGCTCCAGAGTCGATCATCAATCACGAAAAGCGGTTGCTGCAAGAAGCGGTGGACGCCCTTATCGACAACGGACGGCGAAGCCGCCCGGTCGTGGGCTCCAATGGACGTGCCTTGAAGTCGCTGAGCGACATGCTGAAGGGTAAGGAAGGACGCTTCCGAAAGAACCTTCTCGGTAAGCGTGTGGACTATTCCGGCCGTTCGGTTATCGTCGTCGGTCCCCACCTGAAGCTGCACCAGTGCGGTCTTCCCAAGGAGATGGCTCTTGAGCTCTTTAAGCCCTTCGTGATGAAGTCGTTGGTCGAGAAAAAGATCACGCAGAACATCAAGACCGCGAAGCGCATGATCGATCGAATGCATCCGGCGGTTTGGGACGGCTTGGAAGAGGTCATCAAGGAGCATCCGGTTCTTCTGAACCGCGCGCCTACGCTGCACCGACTCGGTATTCAAGCCTTCGAGCCGATCCTTGTCGATGGTAAGGCCATCCAGGTCCACCCGCTCGTTTGTCACGCCTATAACGCGGACTTCGACGGCGACCAGATGGCGGTTCACGTCCCGCTTTCGATGCAGGCGCAGGCCGAAGCACGCGTTCTGATGCTCTCAAGCCAGAACCTGTTCTCCCCGGCAGACGGTCGCCCGATCATGTCGCCGATTCAGGACATCGTTCTTGGCGCTTATGCGCTCACGTTCTCGAACGACGAATCGAGAATGCGCATGGAGGAGATGGAGCGCAAGCATGCGGAGAATCCGGAAAAGAACCCGGCCCCGCACATCTTCGGAAGTCCAGACGAAGTTCTCTTTAATCTGGAATCGCCTATCGGTGAGCCGCTCCAGATCAACTCAACCATCAAGGTCCGCATCGTGAGACCGATCTTCCGTCCTGACGACGAGATCGACTATCGCGATCCCGACACCGGTGTTGAGTATCTCTACGAGACGATCACAAACGAGGAGACAGAGGAAGAGACCAAGGAGTTGAAGCCGCTCGACCAAGAGTTTGAAACTCTTGTGGCGACGACGACCCCGGGCCGCATCGTTCTGCAGCAGATCCTTCCGTATCCGCTTCGCTTTAGCGATGAGCACCTGCAGATCGCGCTGACGAAGAAGGCGATCTCAGAGCTGATTCTTGGGACGCACGCTCGAACAGGCGTTGGCTCAACCATTAAGCTGCTTGACGATCTTAAGGACCTCGGCTTTAGATGGGCTACTCGGTACGGCCTGTCGGTGGCGATCACCGACATGGACCCGCCCGAAGAGCGCGACAGCATTCTCGCTGGTGCGGACGAGCAGTCGGATAAGACCCTCGCCCAGTATCGACGTGGCATGCTCGCGTTTAACGAGATGCAGCAGAATCTGATCCGACTCTGGACGGACACCTACGACAAGATTGGTAAGGCTATCGTCGGCGGCATGTTGCAGATGAACCCGCTGTCGATCATCACGGTCTCCGGCGCTCGCGGTTCGGTTAAGCAGCTTTCGCAGCTTGCTGGAATGCGCGGCCTCATGTTCAACCAGTTCAACGAGGTTATCTATGAACTTCCCGTCAGAAGCTCCTTCCACAAGGGTCTGACGATGATGGAATACTTCGTCACGACGCACGGTGCCCGTAAGGGTCTTGCCGACACCGCTCTGCGAACTGCGGACGCCGGTTACTTGACTCGTCGTCTGGTTGACGTCTCCCAGGATGTTATCATCCGGGCGGATGACTGCGGAACGACGGAAGGTATCTACGTTCACCGGATTGTGGAAGAGGGAGAGACGATCGAGCCGATCGGCGACCGATGTTTCGGGCGCGTATCGATCGCGACCATCGTCGACCCAGAAACAAGCGAGGTCGTGGTCGAAGCGAATGAAGTCATTCACCGCGAACAATCGAAGCACATTACAAAGATTGAGAACGCTTATCACAACGAGTTTGAGGCTTGCGATAACGATGCCGACAGACAGAAAGTCGAAGATCGGTATACGACGTGTGGCTTCGAAGTCAACGAGCACAGCCAGCTTTGTGTGCTGCTAAGAAGCGCGCTCACTTGCGAAATGGTGCAGGGTATCTGTTCCAAGTGCTACGGTATCGACCTTTCGTCGAACAAGCTCGTTGAGAACGGTGTCGCAGTTGGAATCATCGCTGCGCAGTCGATTGGTGAGCCTGGAACGCAGCTTACGATGCGTACGTTCCACACCGGTGGTGTTGCCGGTTCGGCGACGATTGCACGTACGAACCAGTATAAGACCGGTAAGTTCATCCGTCAGTTTATGCAGGACCTTGAAGCGGCCCGCGAAACCGAAAGCAAGTCTCTCGATGAGACGAAGCTGCTTGAATCGCAGGAAGCCGCGGTGAAGGCGCTCTTCCAGAAGGAGACGCTTACCATTCAGGCCGAAGACGCAAAGACCGCAAAGAAGAAGACGGAGCGTCAGACCAAGGCTGCCCAAAAACTGCTTGATAAGGCCGACGCCGAGTCGAAGAAGCTTTGGGAGCGGTCAAGAAAGACGTTCTTCTATGCTTGGACGGGTGAATCCAGCGGTATCGTCCGCGTCGAAGAGATCTTCGAGGCTCGACGCCAGCCGCGTGGTAAAGCCATCATCTGCCCGGTCACGGGTACGGTGCTTGAGGTCAAGCAGACGAACTTTGGCCGTTGGGTCATCATCGAGGCAACTGTCCCGCTGACCAGCCCGATCAAGGATGCCTATGTTGCCGACGAGCAGCCGTGGCAGTCCGACCCCGAGCACGACGCCGGATTGGATCGCTTGATCGGACAAAAGCTGACAACAGCAACGCTGACGTCGCTGCGAAAGTACGACATCGAAAGCGTAAAGGTCTTCTACCCGATCTTGGTGCCGCCTTTTGGAAACCTTCCCGTGAAGGTAAACACAAAGGTCATCAAGGGCGACCCACTGACCGAAGGCCCGCGCGACCCGCACGAGGTTCTTGAGCTTGCCGGCGCGAATGCGGTTTACGACTACTTTGTCGAAAACCTGCAGAGCGTCTATAAAGCCCAGGGTGTTGACATTAACGACAAGCACGTTGAAGTGATTATTCGGCAGATGCTGAGAAAGCGTCAGATCAAGGAACCCGGCGACACGCCCTTCCTTCCTGGGCAGATCATCGACCGATTCGCGTTTGCTCGTGAAAACGAGCGCGTTCGCAAGCTGATCCAGGCTGGCACAAAGATCAAGTATGCCGACCCGATCACTGGCGAAAAGGTCGAGCGGGATCCTAAGGAAGCCAGCGCAAACTGGATTCTCCTTGGAATCACCGAAGCATCGCTCGCGACGGATTCGTTCCTCTCGGCAGCCTCGTTCCAAAAGACGACCCGCGTCCTCACCGATGCAGCCGTTCGTGGAAAGAAGGATCACCTTATCGGCCTCAAGGAGAACGTCATTATTGGACGCCTTATCCCAGCAGGTACGGGTGTCGAGCAGTACCGAAACGTCAGCATCGACGTTCAGCGTGGCCCGAGCTGGGCACAGCAGTCGCTCACCGCTCTCGTTGAGGCGGAAGAGGGAATGGGCACGATGAATGACCTGCCGTTGGCATTCACGTCACTTGCCGAAATGGCAGAGGCGGAAGAGTTCAACTTGGGCGAGATCGACCTTACCAGCAACATCGGCTTTGACGAATTGATCGGCAAAGGCGGCGGTGGCGGCGACGGTGAGGGAGACAGCGGCGAGCCAGAAGACAAAACAGTCTAAGCTCCTCAAACATTCATAGCCGCCAGACATTTTGTCTGGCGGCTTTTTGCTGTCTACCGCTTTACTCTCGGCGTTCAACTTGATAGATTGGAGTGCAAGCACCCGTTATTGATCTATAGTTAAGTGGGCTGGCGAGGATGGTATGTCGAACGACAAGCTTTTTGTGATTGGGCCTTACGAGCAGTTGAGCAAACCTGCTGAAGAGGCGGTAGAGGCTCAAGCTGTTTCTGAGTCGATTTTCAAGTCGGTCGTGTCAAAGACCGAGCTTGTGGAGTCAGACGCGGACGTCGATTTCTCTTCGATCAACGTCACTGAATCCGCTCCAGTTGTGGAGGCGCCCGCGTGGAAGATCGTCGATGCACGGTTCTCCCGCCCGTACTGCCTCATCCCAATCACGGATGACTTGGTATCGGGAGCCTACGTCGACCCCAAAGACGAGACGAAACTTCGACCTTTGCCGGAATCCTCTAGCCCAGTCAAACTCTTTCTTCGACGGCGCAAAAAGCAACCGCCGAACGGACTAGAGTCGTTCGGGCAAGCGCGCAAAAATGTCAGCGAAGTGGTCCGTAACAAGACTAGCCCGATCACGGATGTCTATATTTTCAGCCACGGCTGGCATCGAAACTTCTACAGCGCCCTATCCGCATACGACCGGATTCTGAGCAGGTTCTCGGAACTGTTTGCCCGAGGTCGGTTAAAGCACGTACCGGATGGCTACAACCCGCTTTTCCTTGCTGTTCACTATCACTCCGATACTGGCGAAGACGACTGGGTGGATTACTCAGGCAGAAAAGAAAAGGGTTCGTTTATGCGGCTTGTCGAAGAGAGACTTGAGCCGATAGCACCCATCAGCCCGAAGATACGAGCCGAGATGAAGAGCGATTTTGAAGATCTATTCGATCTCTTCTCAAAGCTCAGCGCCCCGGAGGTTGATCCGTTTGCGCCCCGCCTCGGCAGCGACGCTTACGACCTTGGTGCGATGCTGAACAAATACCGACCGAGCGATTACGATGCAGGCCCGGGACGTCCAGCGAACGTCACGCAAGAGGAGGTCCTGACGATTGCGTGGACCTGCTATCACGAATCGGACAATCAAAAGGCAACAACCGAGCAAGATGACGATGCTTCACGCTTTGTCTCCGTCACAAAGTGGCTGATGATGATTATCAATGTGGTTATTGCCGGTGCAGGCTTAGCCACGGTTATCGGCTTCATTACCCAGTCGAAAGCCTTGAAAGAAGGGGTGATGAACCTTGCCACTCGAGTCGTCAAGGAGGTCTTCCCACAATCTCTTTCTTGGACGACCCTCAGTCAGGCAGCCTTCTGGATTGGAGTTTGGACGGCTATTTTGTGGCTGATATTTGGGGTTATCTTCCTCACTTCGAGAGATCGAGAGTATATGCAAGGCGAGGAAGATGCACAAGAAAGCCTCGACCCGCGGTGGCGCAAAGCGCGACGGAAGGGTGGACTAAAAGCTGTCGGAACGCTCATTTATCTTCTGTTGCAGACTGTTCACGCCATCCCGATCCTGCTCTACTGTCTCGTAACCCCCTTCTTTGCGACGATGCCCGCGCTGCTGGCAATGATCGCTATTTCGGGCGGCCTCGTATATTTCAATCTTGGGTTACCATCCGACAACATAGCGGCGT carries:
- the rpoC gene encoding DNA-directed RNA polymerase subunit beta' yields the protein MADVSQFDKIRIGIASPADVRSWAFRHGQYHEVKKPETINYRTFKPERDGLFCEKIFGPTKDWECACGRYKKIKYAGIICERCGVEVTRSKVRRERMGIIELAAPVCHIWYLKGVPSPLALILDISPRLLEKVIYFASFIIIDIESEQIAEKLPDIRAAVELEKATIMQQMKELEEDSFQRFAEELDGNSDEYDESSARERAKAINDRIKAEYRDADDRLKDLDLAVEILGKLEKNQLIDEDKWRAITKMLDAVGFRLNTDLRSLVRANIGADAMKELLGRVDLERMSRELRQEIVMTTSTRRARAIKRLEIVEALVQSKSRPEWMIQEVVPVISPELRPMVQLDGGRFATSDLNDLYRRIINRNNRLKKIMEIHAPESIINHEKRLLQEAVDALIDNGRRSRPVVGSNGRALKSLSDMLKGKEGRFRKNLLGKRVDYSGRSVIVVGPHLKLHQCGLPKEMALELFKPFVMKSLVEKKITQNIKTAKRMIDRMHPAVWDGLEEVIKEHPVLLNRAPTLHRLGIQAFEPILVDGKAIQVHPLVCHAYNADFDGDQMAVHVPLSMQAQAEARVLMLSSQNLFSPADGRPIMSPIQDIVLGAYALTFSNDESRMRMEEMERKHAENPEKNPAPHIFGSPDEVLFNLESPIGEPLQINSTIKVRIVRPIFRPDDEIDYRDPDTGVEYLYETITNEETEEETKELKPLDQEFETLVATTTPGRIVLQQILPYPLRFSDEHLQIALTKKAISELILGTHARTGVGSTIKLLDDLKDLGFRWATRYGLSVAITDMDPPEERDSILAGADEQSDKTLAQYRRGMLAFNEMQQNLIRLWTDTYDKIGKAIVGGMLQMNPLSIITVSGARGSVKQLSQLAGMRGLMFNQFNEVIYELPVRSSFHKGLTMMEYFVTTHGARKGLADTALRTADAGYLTRRLVDVSQDVIIRADDCGTTEGIYVHRIVEEGETIEPIGDRCFGRVSIATIVDPETSEVVVEANEVIHREQSKHITKIENAYHNEFEACDNDADRQKVEDRYTTCGFEVNEHSQLCVLLRSALTCEMVQGICSKCYGIDLSSNKLVENGVAVGIIAAQSIGEPGTQLTMRTFHTGGVAGSATIARTNQYKTGKFIRQFMQDLEAARETESKSLDETKLLESQEAAVKALFQKETLTIQAEDAKTAKKKTERQTKAAQKLLDKADAESKKLWERSRKTFFYAWTGESSGIVRVEEIFEARRQPRGKAIICPVTGTVLEVKQTNFGRWVIIEATVPLTSPIKDAYVADEQPWQSDPEHDAGLDRLIGQKLTTATLTSLRKYDIESVKVFYPILVPPFGNLPVKVNTKVIKGDPLTEGPRDPHEVLELAGANAVYDYFVENLQSVYKAQGVDINDKHVEVIIRQMLRKRQIKEPGDTPFLPGQIIDRFAFARENERVRKLIQAGTKIKYADPITGEKVERDPKEASANWILLGITEASLATDSFLSAASFQKTTRVLTDAAVRGKKDHLIGLKENVIIGRLIPAGTGVEQYRNVSIDVQRGPSWAQQSLTALVEAEEGMGTMNDLPLAFTSLAEMAEAEEFNLGEIDLTSNIGFDELIGKGGGGGDGEGDSGEPEDKTV